The Conexivisphaera calida genome includes a region encoding these proteins:
- a CDS encoding MFS transporter, which produces MGIAGTAELRKEFLLAAGFTIMAFNSIYQYSWNAMEPLISRGLSAGFQEVQVAFTMFVVASTAFQLVGGAVADHIGPRGISIAAAIMSAAGFLGTSVSLSVPEFYAFWTLGSAGEGILYGIASNVALKWFGGRRGAAVGLVSLGFGVGGALANPFIVSVGDFRRAALTIGLIEIVALPALATTISYPRGLRGARTTEVVRDSSWWLIYASYVLAAVPLLAFSSSLTAMARTTGVEGLELTAAISAFPLASGAGRPLLGAISDRMGSIRLLMISAIMMALGSAMIPVGLVLEGSLLVGLFGGALVPLYFSAVSEIYGGAYSTTNTAVLYTGKAVAGVLGGSIFAIVLEHGLPAASAFLVASALAAAALLAARMRTPSRANRA; this is translated from the coding sequence TTGGGGATCGCGGGCACGGCCGAGTTGAGGAAGGAGTTCCTGCTGGCCGCCGGATTCACCATCATGGCGTTCAACTCCATCTATCAGTACTCGTGGAACGCTATGGAGCCGCTGATCTCGAGGGGGCTCTCGGCCGGTTTCCAGGAGGTCCAGGTGGCGTTCACCATGTTCGTTGTGGCCTCCACCGCCTTCCAGCTGGTGGGAGGAGCCGTCGCGGACCACATAGGACCCAGGGGGATATCGATCGCCGCCGCTATCATGTCGGCCGCAGGATTCCTGGGGACGTCAGTGTCCCTCAGCGTCCCCGAGTTCTACGCGTTCTGGACGCTGGGAAGCGCAGGCGAGGGCATCTTGTACGGCATAGCGTCCAACGTCGCGCTGAAGTGGTTCGGCGGAAGGAGGGGCGCGGCCGTTGGCCTCGTGAGCTTGGGCTTCGGGGTCGGAGGAGCGCTGGCCAATCCCTTCATAGTGTCGGTGGGCGACTTCAGGAGGGCCGCGCTGACGATAGGATTGATCGAGATAGTGGCGCTTCCGGCGCTGGCGACCACGATCTCGTACCCAAGGGGACTGAGGGGTGCGCGCACGACTGAGGTGGTGAGGGATAGCTCTTGGTGGTTGATCTATGCGTCGTACGTCCTGGCGGCAGTGCCGCTCCTCGCTTTCTCCAGCTCGCTGACGGCGATGGCCAGGACGACTGGGGTGGAGGGCCTGGAGCTCACCGCGGCCATAAGCGCGTTCCCGCTGGCGAGCGGCGCCGGAAGACCGCTGCTGGGCGCCATAAGCGACAGGATGGGCTCCATAAGACTTCTCATGATCAGTGCGATCATGATGGCGCTGGGATCCGCGATGATTCCCGTCGGGCTTGTGCTCGAGGGATCCCTGCTGGTCGGGCTGTTCGGGGGCGCGCTTGTGCCGCTCTACTTCAGCGCGGTCAGCGAGATCTACGGCGGCGCGTATTCCACCACGAACACAGCTGTGCTCTACACGGGCAAGGCAGTGGCGGGAGTGCTGGGCGGATCCATTTTCGCGATCGTGCTGGAGCACGGGCTCCCTGCGGCCAGCGCCTTCCTGGTCGCATCGGCGCTTGCCGCGGCCGCGCTCCTGGCCGCGAGGATGCGGACGCCATCCCGCGCGAACCGCGCGTAA